Below is a genomic region from Brassica oleracea var. oleracea cultivar TO1000 chromosome C9, BOL, whole genome shotgun sequence.
AATACATAAAAGTTTAACAACTTTCAGTACTTTCACTATTTAGGTGGCAAATATTTTGTTTATCTGAACAAAAGCAAATATTTTGTTTATCTGAACAAAAGCACAAATATGTTACAAGCACAACTGAGTAAACAAAACATAGAAATGCACCACAATACTATCTTCTTAATGAGCTTGAATGCTTTCTCCAAACTTGTGGGTTAAGCTCTTTATATACTCCTTCCTAACCGGGTGTTCTTCCTGCGGCCGGTTATATGGTGTCCAAACCGGTTCTCCCACAAACAGCCTCATTAGCTGCAAAACCAAAAACAACTAATTCATCACAATCCAACAACCAAATCTTTTTACAGCAGATGTAAAAGTTTAATCAGCGTTTTAGTAGAGGTTTTATATTTACCTTGATGTAGTTGCCGGTGTCGACTGTGAACCGGTGGTAGATCCCGGCAGGAAGGACAATGAGATCGCCCGGTTTCATCCAGATTCGGATCCAACGGTCATCCTTGTCCCTAACATCAAAGTAACCACTTCCCGCTAGGCAGTAACGAATCTCTTCGTCCTTGTGAATGTGTTCTGTGAAAAAGTTCTTCAGCTTCTCCTCGTAGTTGCTGACTTTCTCGGGACACAGATCCAGCATATCCTACAATAAATATAGGTTACAGTTAAAAGTTCTACGCATCAAATTTGTTAGATATTAACTAAGCAGCTAGCACATGGGTTTCAAAGCCAAAACACCATCAAAATGTTCCCTTAGGCTAGCTAAATTGAAGAAGGCACTGTGTTACGTTAATATGTACTACTATAAGATTATATTAGCTCTTTAGCTTAGATAGAGCCTTATATACTCAATCTCATAAAACGGCTAGTGATAAGGTTTAAGTACCACCCTTCTAATTGTGCAAGATTATATAGCCCTAGCATCCTAATACTACTCGGTTTCAATCATATTTCTCATGAGATTAATATGCAACAAACAAAATTCATCAATGACCATATATGGTGAGAATGAGTGAGAGTGATCGAAAGAGGTAATTAACCGGAACGTACCATGTAATCGTAACCCCTTTCATCTCTAATCTTGCCTAGCTCGGAATCATGCTCGTAGTTATCAGGGTTCAACTTCCAGTACAATACCCCCAGTTCTGCAAAAACACAGCAAAAATATTGTTATAGTTGTATGATCTGCTATTGTGTAGTATATTTGATCATTTCCTTAGTTTAGATTTCTTTTCGTGTCAGCTCATAAGCTTTTTTTTCTTTTTTTCTTTTTAAGAGCTCATATGCTTTATCTCGTAGTCACAACTCAAAATACAATAAAGTATGAACTACAACATCGTATTCACGACAATCACAGTTTCGAGAAATGACGATAGATATATTTAAGTGGAAGGAAATCGTTTTGCAAAAACAAAAAAAAGAGTAAAGAGTAGGTGGAAGCGAGAGAGAGAAACCTGCCAAGTAGTCGATAGTGAGGAGCTCTTTGGGGTTAGGATGATGAGGAAGTCTCTGATCTTCATTGCTATCATCCATTAACCATGCCTGCATCAACACTCACATGGCCTCAGAAAAAAACTCTGATTGGAACGTGAAGATAAAGAGTATCGCATTCAGAAATCAAATTCAATAAGGTGAAGAAGAATTAGGTTACCTCGAGAGCCATTCCTGATCTTCGTTCGTCTATGTGAGCAGTGAGTGTTTCGATTTCAGTCTCATCCGAAAATGATTCGATGAAGAGGTGAAGAGATCATTTCCTCGGTCGATGATTGTCACGTGTACGGCTTATGATTTCCTCTAGTTTTTTTTTATTTATTCCGGTTCCAAAAAATCTATTTTAATTAAGGTATTCTAAAATCAAGATTATCCCGACGTGAGCCGTCACGCTGGACCTCGGCTGACAAAAAAAAATATCATGGACCTCTGAGATAGTAAAAACATATCCGATCTATTTCTCTATTTTTACCTCTAAAATAGAGAAACTCTATAATAGAGATGAGTCTTACTCCAACGTATTTTTCTAAAATAGAGACTCTACATATACAGCAAAATATAGAGTAATGTTGTTTTTTTCCTCTATAAATAGAAGAAAACATAGCATTTTGTTATGAACTATTATGTGGATGTCCATATAGACCCTTAGGCCCATGTTCTAGACGGTTATAAACCCTAGTTCTGTATTCCTATATATATGTATGTTGTCAATGGAATAATAATAAGAACAATCAATTCTCTCTTTCTCTTGTTTCACAATACGTTATCAGCACGAAACTCTAAAAAACCCTGAGCCAAAGTTTCTGACCCTAAAAACCCTAACTCTCTCTCTCTCTCGATCGAAACCCTAGACGGCGAGAACCTTAATCCCTTGATCGTGAACCTTCATCCCTATTGTGAACCGACGATCCGATCTCAGCCTGTTCGAAACTGCGATCCGATCTCAGCCTGTTCGAAACTGCGATACCGATCTCAGCTTGTTCGACCGACTATCTCAGCAAGTTCCAGTTCGAAATCTTCTCTTGTTCAATCGGTGGTCCATTCAACCCAATTGGAGGTTTAAGGTAATTATCAAACCCTAATCGGATTTACATGTAAAAATCGAAACCTATATCCTAAAACCCTAATCATGTTTACATAATCGAAACCCTAATGATTAAAATCAAAACCCTAATGATTAAATCGAATCCCTAAAATTATCAAACCCTAAAACCAAAACATATTCAATTTATATTCTAAAACCCTAATTAAACTAAAGTATCAGATGTGATTATTAACACAATCAAATCAAATAAAGCTTGATTAAAATCGATACATATAATCTTTAAAACTCTAAACGAGTATTTTGAATCAAAATATGTTTCTGTTTTGAACTAGTCCTAATCACATGCTAGAACCTGATCTCTCTGAATATTGAATATGATTGCATGATCTGATAGAATCCATGTACTAGGCTTGCTAAATTCATAATTGAAACCTTTTAAATCGTCAAAACCTAGCGGTCTAAGCAAAACCCTAATTGTGATAAGTAATAATCTAACGATGTACTTATATTCTAACGATGATTGAAAACCCTAACTACATGTGTATGCCATTACGAGCAGACAAATAAACTGAATTTTAATAATTAGGAGTTAGCAAATTAATTCAGCTAAGTCTAATTTCGTAGAAATAGATTTGCTGGTTGGATCGGTTTTATTTGCTCAATTACGGCCAAAGTTTACTGCTGTATTTATAATCAACTGAAATTATACAGATTTATAATATCTACAACTTAGGTCATGTATTTACCATCATTGCTTGTCTAATAGGCAAGTAGATGAATCAATAACTCTAATTATTTATAATATATATATCAGATATGACATGGTAGCATATTTTATTGTGTAGAACATTAATTTGATGAACTAACTTTTGCTTAATACGATTTACTGTTTAATACTTTAGTGGTACTACCGAAAACTACTTTTATGAATTATGATTTATTTTCATATCTCCTTGAAATTTATAGACTTAAAAAATTATTTGTAATTTACGAGTCTTTCGATTATATATTGATGTTTACTAACAACATTAGCCATATTTTATGAGCAAATTTAAGTATTTCAGGATTGATTGTCCTCCCTAAAAGAGAAGAGATCATGTGAAATTATAACCAACCGGAAACATGAGCAGTTGGAATTTGCATCTCCATTGCACTTTTACTTGCCAAGATAAGTATTTTATTTTCATGCCTTATATAAAAGGTTAACTACATTTTAATTAGGTAAAATAATTCGCACGAAAATTGATATATGTGATATAAAAGTAGTTCACTAAATTGATTGATTGGTTAAACCTTGTTAAATAGCATGAAATTAAGAATTTAGCTAATAAAATAATTACTATAGGTATTTATTTCTTGATATAATAAGATACTTCTGTTAATACATCTTTTTATATAATTTGATTATTATTATTCATTACCATTATATATATATAGAATTTTAAGCTTAAATCACTTCTAGTTGATTATATATATTCTCTTGAGTAAAATATGATATTATATTTGAAAAAGGAAAGACCACATTGTTTTCTAAGGAAGTGGCTACAAAAGTCGTTGTAGACGTTAATGTGGATATGTATATGGTCAAAGTAGACCCCAATGAATTTCTTTCAAGAAAAATGTTCTCACAAGAAGTGAGAAAATAATTATGGTAGCAAATAAGAGATATTTCTCTGACCTTATAAGGAAAGAAACTAGTGTGAGTACAATGTTTTGTAGTATCAAGATTATTGGAAGCTCTAAAAGAGCATATACATGTATCATGTATAGGCCTGGGCAAAATAACCGGAACCGAAGAACCGAACCGGAACCGGTATGTCTATGGGAATGAAACTTATACTTTCCGAAGTCTCAAAGATCAAAAGGATCTAAGATGTAAGACATGACCTTACGTTGGTTATGTTGTTGATTTTTAATTGAGATTCACTTCGAGATTGGCAAAAATGCAGTGTTATCATCTCGAGGGGGAGAATTAGAGAATCTCACATCCCTAGTATGTGGAACATCCATAAGTATGTTCACACTGGAAATTGACTTGAAGAGTCATTTATAAAATAAAACCAAGGGATTGTACATCTAAAAAATATTGAGACAATAAGTAAAGAGAAATCTTGAATACCTTGAATCACAAGTATTACCCAATGCACTATTGTATTGTACTGCACAATGATTAGAAATGGAGATAAATGTAATAGTAAACCAGAAGTTTATTGAACGTGTAATGTTTGGCAAGCCGGTTATGCCATCCCGGTTTAGTAATGATACGAAAGATTTTCATATGGACATTCGTTAAAGAACCAGAAGATTCTTACGAATGATCTGCTATATGTTGTTTGCTTACAAGGCAATATAAGAATACAATTTTCACCCGTTGAATAGATTTGGAATCTATGTATACAAGGAAATGTTGGTGGTCTTGATCACCCACTGTTGGACTGATCATCCAGCATATGATTAATGCATCGACAAGAAAGTCGTATGTATCCTTGTCAAAGATCCGCAACCTGATGTTTGCGAGACTAATTGGTAATACTGGTAAAATCACAAGCCTTTGATGATTATTTTATGCATGTATGGATACATGATGAACATCTTGTAGCTAATGTTCATATTGAAGATGCAGCAGCATTTATTCGCATAATGCCAAAGAGTGATTAAGAACTCTCCCCATCAAACTGGTTTTGGTCAGGAACCAAAGATCCCCATCTAGAAAATTTTGGATAAGTTGTAGTTGTTCCACCACACAACTAAAAGATGGGACCTCAAAGAAGGTTATGAATATGTTGGATATGATCTCCATTGATAATAAAATCTAGAAGATTTTATAAGATTTATCTAAAGACTCAAAGTTAGTCTATCCAAAATTAGGGAGAGAAAATAAACAGCTGGAAAATGAATGAGTTGAATGAATTATCATTGATCCTCGGACTAAAGAGAGTGAATAAAAGTCCAAAACTGAATGTATGGAGATAATTCTATTACAAAGATTAGCATATGAGTTGCCTGACTCATTTAGTGGCCCTAAGAAAGTGATTTAGTCACAAGTACCAACTCTAAATGCTCCAATTAAAATGAGTGTCTCAGAAGGACAATATCAAACTGCTAACGAGTCTAAAGAGCGCTTAAAGCGTGATAGACCTATCGGTTCCAAATAATAATCCTCGAAAAATAAAAGGAGCATGAATGAGAATGGCAGAATCGAGAAATAAAATATTAAGGATCTCAAGAAGAGATAGAAAACATGACAAGAAAGAAATTCAGGTACCTGAGAATAAAGAAATCTCAAATAGCTATGTCATGTATGAAACAATATGAACCGATATCAAATCAACGCCGTGAATACATATGCATGCAATGTAGCGGTTGATAAGAATGAGGATCATGAACCATCTATTGAAAAGTGTACACACAAAAAGAAAATAATAGGCCAAAATGGAAATAAGCAATAGATGAAGGATTAAATATCTTGGAAAGAGAAGAGTATTCGGACTGATAATCCGTACACCTAATGGTGACCAGTGGCACACAAATGGATCTTTATGTGAAAGAATGAATGAGATGATGAAAAGTTATGAGATGAAAAAGAGTAGTTTCACAAGAGTTCTC
It encodes:
- the LOC106313954 gene encoding 1,2-dihydroxy-3-keto-5-methylthiopentene dioxygenase 4; protein product: MALEAWLMDDSNEDQRLPHHPNPKELLTIDYLAELGVLYWKLNPDNYEHDSELGKIRDERGYDYMDMLDLCPEKVSNYEEKLKNFFTEHIHKDEEIRYCLAGSGYFDVRDKDDRWIRIWMKPGDLIVLPAGIYHRFTVDTGNYIKLMRLFVGEPVWTPYNRPQEEHPVRKEYIKSLTHKFGESIQAH